The Kryptolebias marmoratus isolate JLee-2015 linkage group LG9, ASM164957v2, whole genome shotgun sequence nucleotide sequence ATGTCTGTGTACCGTTAAAAGGAAGTTACTCTTGAACTTGTGATTACTTTGAGTCTTTCCCTTCACTTCAGACTCCCCAAACATGAGCAGATGTTGACTGCGGCGGATGTGAGAGCAGGTAATGGCTGCGAGCGCATCGTGTGGCATTAACTCTTAATCTGCTCTGCTCGTCACTCAGCTGCAGCCAGGATGCTTCCTCTGATTATTAGTGCAGGAAGCTGGCGTGGACAGAGATAGGAAATCCTCCCACTGTTAGCGGCGTGCCTCTCTGCTTGGCTCCTTTGTTCCTGTGGTTTGTGgcttttgggtgttttttttaactagcgGCTAATATTCAGTAACAAACTTctgtgactttgttttttacactttaaaatgtgctaCTGCTGTTTGTGTCACAGCAGGTTTGATGGTGCGTTTTAGGAAACATCAAGTTTCAGGGCAGCTGTGAGCACGAGGCAGAGGAGGCTGATGAAGGCTCTCACCGGTCGAGTTGTCTAAATGTGAAGTGGCGCTTCAGATGTTCTCATCGTTTACGCTTCCCGCCTGTGGGACAAACTGAAAACTCCTCATTTACTAAAACCTCCTTTGGCACATAAACGCTTAACTTGGCTCAACTTTTACAgcaatacaacaaaataatgatCCAAGTATCCTGGGTGTCAGAAGATTAAAATGCTTCACCTGGAGATTGTTCTGTCATAACTACtgttataacaaaaataaatcagctgtggtggccatcttgagttggattgacTCCATAAGGTCTTAAATGTGCACGCAGTGATTCCTTTCTGACAGTGTCGTTACGGTcctcacaagatattttactaacacagcAGGcgacacacaaaaacatcaacaacctTTTGCCTTCAGTCGTGGAAAAAAGAGTGAAACAGGTTCTTGCATctctcagcaagaaggttgcaggttcaattcctgacctggggccttcctgggtggagtttacatgttctccctgagctcacatgggtttcctcccacagaccaaaaacatgcctgTTAGCTTCATTGGTATCTAAATTCtacctaggtgtgagtgagagcgtgaatggttgtttgtctcatttgtctccacgtgtccctgtgatggacttgtgacctgttgcacagggactgctggagatagacaccagctccctgtggcccgggaaagaaaagcagataaagacGATGGATAGACTGATTGAATTAATGTTTTCAACCTGTTTGCAGATGAACCGTAAACTGATTTCTGTGATTCTTGGTTACTAGCGTGAAACGCATCATTCCTGTTCCAGTAACTTATTTCCACATATGCAATcttttctccaggttctcctgcCGGCAGCCAGTCTCCTCCAGCTGATGGACGTCCGTCAGGTTTGCTGCGAGTTCCTGCAGTCTCAGCTTCATCCCACCAACTGTCTGGGCATCAGAGCCTTTGCTGACCTGCACACATGCATGCAGCTTCTCACCCAGGCCCACGCGTACGCTGGTGAGTGTCGTTCAGTCCACACCACCAACTTTCAGTCCCGTAACGTCTTCCTGTTTATCAGCCGGAGCCGGCGGTGTCGTGTGTAACGTCTCCTGCTGGTTGAATTTCAGAGCAGCACTTCTCGGAGGTGGTGCAGGGCGAGGAGTTCCTGGGACTTTCTCTGCAGCAGGTGTGCAACCTGATTTCCAGCGACAAACTCACCGTCTCCACAGAGGAAAAGGTCAGACACAAACCAACCCTGACCTGTTTAAGATGGCCGAAGTTCTGCCTGAAGCATTAATAAGAAATAACTCTCACACAGGATTAGTTCTTACTTACTCTGACTTTGGATCAGACAACTGAAGGCACTGTTTTAGTCTTAATTCTTAGTCTGTTGGTCATTTATTAGTAAAATGAGTTTAACGTGTTGATTGGatcacaaaagaaaatgaatacaTTTGAAAGATTtccctccttttgtttttaattattttgctcCGTCCGTCTCTCAGGTGTTTGAGGCGATGATATCTTGGATCAAACACGATAAACCTGCCCGTCTGGAGAACATGCCCGAACTCATGGAGCACGTTAGACTTCCACTTCTGTCCCGGGATTACCTCGTGAAGGTGAAATACATTTCCTGCccatgaatttatttatttataatctttTGCTCCGCCTGCTGCATCATTACCAAACTAAAGCTGGTTTATATGAACAGCTATGAGCTTCAGTCAGGTTCCTCCATCAGTAGAACTGGAGAACTTAAGATGTTCTGTTTAGTGGAACTCTCTATTCGCCTCCCTTTAAATGTGTTGAAGAAATTCAGGATTAAATTGTTGCTcagtttattataataaaatgcatttctgaGTTTTACTGAGGTCAGTTTACTCCGTATCAATGTCATGAacttagtgttttttatttaaagttttttttttttaaacttcttgtAGAAAGTTTCTTGAGTAAAGAATCAAAACCAAAGATTGCTCTTACATGTAAAACTGGGGTTTAAATCTAATCCAGGAATACAAATGTCTCTTAtgtcagtaaataataaatataaattaagagtaacacagaacattttagttttcagtgagTAAAGATGCTAAAACTTGTCTGGAACgttatctttttgtttccagattGTGGAGGAGGAAGCGTTGATAAAGAACAACAACACGTGTAAAGATTTTCTTATCGAAGCGATGAAGTACCACCTGCTCCCGGCTGACCAGCGGCACCTCATCAAGACGGACAGGACTCGACCGCGAACGCCTGTCAGCATCCCGAAGGTTCGCCACCAAGCCGCTCAACGAGGCCGAGTCTAGTTTTGCACCTCTCTGCAGAGATGTCATCTCCTTACAGGTGATGATCGTGGTGGGCGGTCAGGCTCCTAAAGCTATCCGCGGCGTGGAGTGTTACGACTTCCAGGAGGACCGTTGGTACCAGGTGGCTGACCTGCCTTCAAGACGCTGCCGGGCAGGTCGGTTTGTGTTCCCGCACCTTTTAATGACTCTTAAAAGCAAGGAGCAGGAATTCCTCCTCGCTGTGGTTTTAAACTTGAGGCGTCGACACGTTAGGAGGAATACAGTTTAGTTGTTCAAAGCAACTCTCTGCTGAGATCTTTAAATAATCCCTAAACTAAAACTGGAAGCAGCCGTTATATttgaagtgttgtttttttcagcagacTGATCTGTTCTGCTCGCAGGTGTGGTTGCCATGGCGGGTCGAGTTTACGCCGTCGGCGGGTTCAACAGTTCGCTGCGCGAGCGAACGGTGGACGTGTACGACGGAGCGAGAGACCAGTGGAGCGCTGTGGCGAGCATGCAGGAGCGACGCAGCACGCTGGGAGCTGCCGTGTTGGGAGACTTCCTGTATGCTGTGGGAGGCTTTAACGGGAGCATAGGTACACAACGCCGTTTTATTATCTGCTGCACATCGGGAGGTACTTCCTTCTGACATATTTTGATCCTCTGAGGCCTTCAGCTGGGTTTATACTGAGGATAAATCACACACAGGTGGACTCAGATTATCGAATACGTTTTGGATTTAAGCACATCTATCGCGTAAAGTCCCAGTAAAATGATATGAACTTTGTGGTTTTAATGTCACAAAATATGGAAAAGTTCAAAGGTTATGAACACGGTTTCAAGGCGCTGTAAGCCTGTAGTCTGAGAGCAAAGCACTGCTGAGAAACTCTTTAAACACGAGGTCTTTAAGAGCTTAACATGTTAGCAGAATAATGTACCGAGTACAGGTGAAGTTTGGTCCTTCCTGCTTGCTGTCAGTATCCAAACTGCAACAGATTGGACCAGAGCGGCTCTGACGTCCTGaaaactgtttctttctttttttgtgccgTCATGGCCCGACTCTTTAATCTGTCTGCTATTGTTTCAGGTTTGTCGACTGTTGAGGTTTACAGCTACAAAACCAACGAGTGGCTGTACGTCGCCTCCATGAACACCAGACGCAGCAGCGTGGGGGTCGGGGTGGTCGACGGTGAGCCGCCCTGGGCGAAATTCAAAACCAAGTGAGGCAAATGgacaaagatttgttttgaaaacatcTGCGTTTGCTTGTGTCTCTGCAGGTAAGTTGTACGCGGTCGGGGGTTACGATGGTGCGTCTCGTCAGTGTCTCAGCACGGTGGAAGAATACGACCCGGTCTCCGATCAGTGGTGTTATGTGGCTGACATGAGCACACGGAGGAGTGGAGCAGGTTCATCTTTTCCTGTTTCATGTTATATAACCAGAAATGTTGTGTTATCCTGTCAGTCACCACAGAGCAGAATGTTCTGAGGATCAGCTCCCTCTAGTGGAGAACTCATAGAATAACACTGCCTTTTATTCATTGCATCAAAGtactcttttctttgtttataacaaaatattaaaatctaaaatttccccttttgttgttttggttgaGGTCTGTTTAATCACATTTCATGAACAAAAGGATGAAGCTGTGTTTATTTACGCCTCCtaacaggttttaaatgttttcgtTCAGGTGTGGGGGTTTTGGGCGGTCTGCTGTACGCGGCGGGAGGACACGATGGTCCTCTGGTGAGGAAGAGCGTCGAAGTGTTCGACCCACAGAGCAACATGTGGAGGCTGGTCAGCGACATGAACATGTGTCGAAGGAACGCAGGTGGGGCCGCGCTGCGTTCAGCAGTCATCGCTTTAATTTGTTAAGTCATTAGATACATAAAGTGCTTCACAAGTTCAGTCTATTTACTGATTCAGGTGGCAGAAGGTTGTCCTGTTTCCTTCAGGTTGTCCTTCAGGAAGGAAAAATCCAAGAAACAACATGTTTTGTGTGAATTCTGCAGGTGTTTGTGCCATCAACGGGCTGCTGTATGTGGTCGGAGGAGACGACGGCTCCTGTAACCTCTCCTCCGTAGAGTTTTACAACCCAGTCACAGACAAATGGAGTCTCATTCCCACCAACATGAGCAACGGGCGCAGCTACGCGGGTAGGCCTGTAACTTCACACCTCTgaggctgaaactgaaacaacgAGGTGGGCTCATTTCCTTCTCCCCCGTGTTCTCTGTCTGTCACTTCTGCAGGAGTCGCAGTGATCGACAAGCCGCTATGACCCAGGGCCTCCCACGGAACCAGCTCCACACCCGCCGCCGGCTTGGCGGAGATTCAGACCAATGTTTGAAGCAAGCCGACGGAAAAAGCAGCGCTGTCCGTGAAGATGAGGCTCCGTCAGAGATGAAACCACGAGTCCCAGTCAAGCTGCTAGCTGCCGTGTCAAAGTGTTTCTCTTAGAACTTTGTGAGGATAAGAAGCCGCGGCGACGGGACCGTGGATTCATAAGAACTTCTAGAAGAACGTTTTCAAACCGCGTAGCTAGAAGCTGCATCAGCTGCCGTGACGGCGGGCAGTTTCATATCAAAGTAAACGGAGATGAACGATGTAATAATGGTTACGTGTCAGACCTTCAGTAATCGTCACGTTGCACTGACagcttttaaattcagattcCTGGGCGTGCGCCGGAGGTCCTGTAGGACTCGCTCATCTCGCCTGGTTCTTAGCCTCCGAGCCGTTTGACCGTTTACATCTCTGATTGTCTTGTGGAGTCAGATCCACCTCAGCTGCCAACAAGTATTAGTTCTCCCCCCGCAGGGGCCCCGAGAGCTGCAAGACGATAGAAAGAATGTACACAACAAATTATATGCAAAGAAGTGTcatatttaatgttgttttttttttaaaaaggcttgtAAAATAAGTTTATAATCACTGTTGTGGCTTCAGATCAGCTGTTTGGACTTTTGTGGAAACACTACTGACGTTCTGGCCTCTTGCACTGATTGCCGCCGACCGGCTGACCGGTGGGCGGAGCCAATAATTTCATCAGACATTGTAACAATAACAGGAAGTGATTGTGCCAGATCCAGATGCTCAGAGGCAGAACAATGCTGGAAGATGTCTTTAACGCTGAAATCAAATATTGAAccatgtcttttgtttttgtgtaagcGTATCTAAATGCATTGTCGAAACTAATCTGTAAAAAAGACACGTCGAAGACGCAGGATTAAcggtttatttattgtttttctagGTTTGTTTCATAGATTTATTCATATAAAGTCTATTTTCATGCGACGTTTGTGACCAACGCACATCAGTTCAAATGGAGGCGGCTGTATTTCagtggatttaaaaaagaaaaagaaactgttcaTGAAgggtttattttgtgtattttattttctcagagttCATTTTGATATGATTTCAGTCGCTTTAGAAGGAAGCACATAAACCTGATCTGATCTCACAGTTTTGTACGTTACATGGCCATCATTTGTCCAAATATTTTACCTGCTAACTGTTTTTATTCCGGGCTGTTCTCAGACCTCCTGTGACTGGTgatcagtgttttttattacaGCGACATGAAGGGTCCAGTTCTTAAACACAGACTCAGAAAAGCTTGGTGCCAAATTAAACATcggtcaaaaaaaaaacggcacCAAAAGCTTCATTGCTTACAGAAACAGTCCTGCTGCATTGGGACACAGTGCCACAGGTTTTAGGTTCATATTGAGCATaaatataacctttttttttaaataaggaaaGTATATGCAATTTTTTGCCAATAAATAATTTcaagcacaaaaatacaaaaaagagcCTTCCACTCATGAAagaatgttgctttttttaaataacattgtTAAACTACAGACAGGGATCAGCAATAAATTACACCTTGACAAAGTCTGATTAAGAGCTGAACATTAAAACACCTGTAAtagaaataatgtttaataaattacagGTTCCACTGCTGAATGGATGTCAATCATGTGTTAAAGTTATGAGATGATGCAGTTGCTATATTTTTCATATAAACTGTTGATattgtgaacaaaatgtttgatttttctgaatttattcgttttaaatggaatttgcaggtgaagtgggcgtggccttCTGCTGGTGTAGCTAATTAGCTCAattagctgcagctgcaggtgggtttttaatcattttatcgCCATTTTCACAATTGGAAAAATGCACAAGTGAAGAGAGGACCTAAAAAGGAATCGTTAAAGTCTCTGAAGGtgatttttaatacatttattattttattgtagctTCGGGGCTAATTTGTAGCTTGTCGCTAGCATTTAATTAGCATCCTCTCTCTTCGCCAAAGGTTTCTTGACGttacagcagcacaaacacgAATGAGTTTAGAAATCCCTTTTCCAACCAATCATCCACCTGTTTAGCCAAATGACGGAAATGTTTCCCGTTAAAAGAAACTTTAGCTTATTTTGTTAGCTTAGAAGCTTTAACCTTTATGCCGCGTTCACGTAATGCTGAGTAATTTCGAGAAGCTGCAAtaataaaaaggggaaaaaaaacatctcgaACTTTCCCGAAatcagattaatttaaattgCATTAGTTTACACAGCCGGTTTAATttcactgttgttttaaaagcatctgATTTAATCACGAAAACCGTATATAGTTCTTTCGTAAATACCTTTAACGTTactttaaaaatccttttttccGTTTCGTTCCCTAAACGCACCTCAGTGATTCGCCTCTGCGCTTTGCGTCAGCATGGCAACCACAACTGCCgtaaaaactggttttaataaatgtgataaTCGCGGTAAAAGTTACTTAAACGGGCTAAATTCATGGCACAATAAAGTGTCAATTccataaaactaaaagcacacGTAAAATACAGAGACAACAgactgtatttatatttttaattcaattaTTTATTGCTCTTTGTTTAAAGAACTCACTTATACACAAGTAAAATATccttaaaaagcaaacagtatTGATGTATTTTTAGATTCTGCTTAAAACGTGTGTGAGAAACAGTGTTGTGGTCTAGTagcttgttttcatttattttagcacTTATTATACATAAAAGAAGTGAACAGCTGAATTTgattgtttaacattttaaaatataaaactgttttctgctgtAACATCTGGGTCAGGAGCTCAAAAATCAGCGTTTTTCTTcagtaaaaatgagaaattattGGGAAATCTTACCATCCATCCTGTGTGAGATGggtttaattatatttatttaaaatgggatgttttatttacttcagtATTAAAGTGATGTTACCGTACTGAGGCTTTatgtggataaaataaaaacttcagatGCCTCCAAAACATAAATTGATGTGGTAAATAAAGAGTAGTAAAGTTTAAAAGTACTTGTACTACAGATTAAATGTACCTTTCTTCTATATAACATTATTGAtggtttaatcattttattctgGAGATTTAAGTTAAACTACCCATCATAAAAGGtcagatgtgatttttttttttaaagcattttttctttagtttcagcAGAGTATTAAACAACAAGCAAGAAAACTCAGGTGGCAAGCTCTgaaattttatttctgtgtaaatgttcGTTAATCATtttatcttcttgtttttcttttgttattgaagaaacaacagaaagcgcattcacaaagtaataaaacatttatagatACGTACAGAATACTGGTGGGAACTGAGCCGAGGAACCGGAAGCAGAAAGTCAGAAGATGTCGTTAAGTTTCTCTTTTATGTCCACGTTTCTGTTAcaagaaacatttctttgtttcccaTTCAAGCTAAAAGACAAATTGGATGTATTACtcttgaattaaaacatttttattcctaaatgttgattcaaacagctgatttgttttgttttccaggagCAGCTTCGACATCTTGGAGAACTTCTGCTGCGGGTTCCCGCGGCGCGCCTCGGACGGTGAGTTTAAAACATCGTGTACGCcgacagacaggaaaaaaacaaagatgtctataaaaacatttacaggttACAGCGTGAGAACGACATGTGGGTTTTACCACTCTGCTGCGGAGTCCATCCTTGTTGTCACACAGTTTCTGAGGCGCCAAACGAGTGAAACGTTAAATAAAAAGCCCTTCGGAGACGAGCggcaaacaacagaaaaactggAATGTTTTCAGACGTCCGTCGTTGGCTTTTCAATCCTCGCTACCTTCGtggttttgtaatgttttggtTATCAGCAgtggttaaaacaaacaaacaaaaaacaaagaaaacacgtCGTGGAAGAAGAATATCGTAACTGAAATCAATTACCTGAAACGTGTTGAAACGTTCGACGCAAACTTTTATTATTGCTGCTTCTCATGgcacaaataatgaaaatattgtttttttatttttatataactaTTTATGTTCTCCGCTGCCATGCAAGCTCACTACAGTACTGCTTCTAGATTAGCTTATAGTTACAGAGCGGGTTCAGGTGAGAGGCTGTTTTACGGTTAGTGAGTCGATACAAAAAGGTTTCGTTCATGTTTCTCACacaataataacatttataatGACGATACAAAACACATTCTCAGGTTATCACAAGTGTAATAAACCGAAAGGAGGGGAGGGCAAACGTgatgtttgaaataatttaaacatgtctgacattcatttttttttctttttaaatttatgtacaggatatttatatatttgtatagAAGTAGTGCTTAATTTCTACAAACACAAATGGagggggaacaaaaacaaaagaaaaacggaAGGGCTGCATTCTGTGAATGCTGTGCAAATAACGTCTTTTTACATCAAACTTTCCGGCCTCACACAGCACGCCCCCCGCGTTCCCCCAGATATTCTTCTGTTTCAACCATCAAACGTCCCGCTGTGactttaggataaaaaaaacgtAACCTTCACTCAGGAAATCTGAGGAAAACTGTTTCCCTCTGTGGAGAAATCGATCAGTTTGTCAGAACTGAAGGAAATCAGAACTCTACCGATGATTTCAGCCTTTAAGTGCTGTCAGAACACCCAATGTTgactttaaagtcttaaataaacaaagctgAGAGAAGAAACTGATAATCCCGTCGTTAGTCTTAATCAGACATTTCTCATTCAGGAAAATGCCTCCAATGCTTCGATTTGCACACGTTTAAAACAACTACTTTacaatgaggaggaaaaaaaaaaaaaaaaaaaagcagaacgttcttcttttttttttttttttaaactgcgtGGAACATCATGATGTAAAATAAGTCCTTGAGCTGTCCCATGAGATGCCTCGGTAAAtcaaagtccaaaaacaaaatgttcttcttCCTGTGGAGAAGCATGAAGTGTCCACACGTGACGAGCGAGcgcagacaaacacagtgaCGGTTTCCCTCCGTGATGAAGTCCGATTAAGGCAGCTCACGTCAGCGACGCTGAAAAACTACgcttttaaaactctgattatgccaaaaaatagctttttgttagtttaaaatcaAACGTTTAGATGTTATCTAGGAGGCttcctttaatttattacaaTCTGAAGTCTGAGCGTGACGTGACGGCAGCAAACCAGGAGGAGGGAAATGTGGATGTCTCTGCTGGCTAGAGGagctgatttttgttcttttttttttcccgccgGTTGTGGCGGCGAGCTGCAGTGATGACGTGTGCGATCGTAGCGGTTAAATGAGGAGCAGCTAGATGGATTTGGAGGAGTCCTGTTTGCTGATGAGGACCTCCAGGAGGCGCAGTTTGGCCTTGATTCTCTTGTACTCCCTGTACTCCTCCAGCATC carries:
- the klhl3 gene encoding kelch-like protein 3 isoform X2; the encoded protein is MPAVVSDAVRMDGVSLGLAATPASPRPDCTADPEEDAVDGGIRTFNQTHTRKAFQLMNDLRSKKLLCDVQLVAGGVEVPAHRVVLASCSPYFCAMFTGDMSESKAPQVEIREVDGQTLRKLVDYVYTAEIEVTEDNVQVLLPAASLLQLMDVRQVCCEFLQSQLHPTNCLGIRAFADLHTCMQLLTQAHAYAEQHFSEVVQGEEFLGLSLQQVCNLISSDKLTVSTEEKVFEAMISWIKHDKPARLENMPELMEHVRLPLLSRDYLVKIVEEEALIKNNNTCKDFLIEAMKYHLLPADQRHLIKTDRTRPRTPVSIPKVMIVVGGQAPKAIRGVECYDFQEDRWYQVADLPSRRCRAGVVAMAGRVYAVGGFNSSLRERTVDVYDGARDQWSAVASMQERRSTLGAAVLGDFLYAVGGFNGSIGLSTVEVYSYKTNEWLYVASMNTRRSSVGVGVVDGKLYAVGGYDGASRQCLSTVEEYDPVSDQWCYVADMSTRRSGAGVGVLGGLLYAAGGHDGPLVRKSVEVFDPQSNMWRLVSDMNMCRRNAGVCAINGLLYVVGGDDGSCNLSSVEFYNPVTDKWSLIPTNMSNGRSYAGVAVIDKPL
- the klhl3 gene encoding kelch-like protein 3 isoform X1 produces the protein MSPICPESGSRRVWSGGLWRLAATPASPRPDCTADPEEDAVDGGIRTFNQTHTRKAFQLMNDLRSKKLLCDVQLVAGGVEVPAHRVVLASCSPYFCAMFTGDMSESKAPQVEIREVDGQTLRKLVDYVYTAEIEVTEDNVQVLLPAASLLQLMDVRQVCCEFLQSQLHPTNCLGIRAFADLHTCMQLLTQAHAYAEQHFSEVVQGEEFLGLSLQQVCNLISSDKLTVSTEEKVFEAMISWIKHDKPARLENMPELMEHVRLPLLSRDYLVKIVEEEALIKNNNTCKDFLIEAMKYHLLPADQRHLIKTDRTRPRTPVSIPKVMIVVGGQAPKAIRGVECYDFQEDRWYQVADLPSRRCRAGVVAMAGRVYAVGGFNSSLRERTVDVYDGARDQWSAVASMQERRSTLGAAVLGDFLYAVGGFNGSIGLSTVEVYSYKTNEWLYVASMNTRRSSVGVGVVDGKLYAVGGYDGASRQCLSTVEEYDPVSDQWCYVADMSTRRSGAGVGVLGGLLYAAGGHDGPLVRKSVEVFDPQSNMWRLVSDMNMCRRNAGVCAINGLLYVVGGDDGSCNLSSVEFYNPVTDKWSLIPTNMSNGRSYAGVAVIDKPL